From Armatimonadota bacterium, a single genomic window includes:
- the galT gene encoding galactose-1-phosphate uridylyltransferase encodes MPELRKDPITRRWVIIATERAARPTDFLGQFGQEPTDRDRCPFCEGREAQTPPEIFVLRREGTSPNSPGWWVRVVANKYPALRIEGDTARTREGMFTRMDGVGAHEVIIETPTHDTHLALLPEEHIADVIRAYQERYLDLDRDERFEYLLLFRNHGRAAGASLSHPHSQLIALPMVPKRTSEEMEAAQRYLERQGTCVYCDLLRQELAAGKRVVHENAHFAAVTPFAARFPFETWVVPKEHQASFGAISPPQVPAMAAALKTVLLKLAVLLGNPPYNYIVHTAPYTAPQAPAYHWHLEIMPQLVRTAGFEWGSGFHINPVAPEDAARFLREVEARPEVPAPGP; translated from the coding sequence TTGCCTGAGCTGCGCAAGGATCCCATCACCCGGCGCTGGGTGATCATCGCCACGGAGCGGGCGGCGCGGCCGACCGACTTCCTGGGGCAGTTTGGCCAGGAGCCGACCGACCGGGACCGTTGTCCCTTCTGCGAGGGCCGGGAGGCGCAGACTCCCCCGGAGATCTTCGTCCTGCGGCGGGAAGGGACGTCGCCCAACAGTCCGGGGTGGTGGGTGCGGGTGGTGGCCAACAAGTATCCCGCGCTGCGTATCGAGGGCGACACGGCCCGCACCAGGGAGGGGATGTTTACGCGGATGGATGGGGTGGGCGCCCACGAGGTGATCATCGAGACCCCGACACACGACACCCACCTGGCGCTGCTGCCGGAGGAGCACATAGCCGATGTTATCCGCGCCTACCAGGAGCGCTACCTCGACCTGGACCGCGACGAGCGCTTTGAGTACCTGTTGCTGTTCCGCAACCACGGGCGCGCCGCCGGGGCTTCTCTCTCCCACCCCCACTCCCAGCTCATCGCCCTGCCCATGGTGCCCAAGCGCACCAGCGAGGAGATGGAGGCGGCGCAGCGCTACCTGGAGCGGCAGGGGACCTGCGTCTACTGTGACCTGCTGCGCCAGGAGCTGGCCGCCGGGAAGCGGGTGGTTCACGAGAACGCTCACTTCGCGGCGGTGACGCCCTTTGCCGCCCGCTTCCCCTTCGAGACGTGGGTCGTGCCCAAGGAGCACCAGGCCTCCTTCGGCGCCATCTCCCCCCCGCAGGTCCCCGCCATGGCCGCCGCCCTGAAGACGGTGTTGCTGAAGCTGGCCGTCCTCCTGGGCAATCCGCCGTACAACTACATAGTGCACACCGCGCCCTACACCGCGCCCCAGGCTCCGGCCTACCACTGGCACCTGGAGATCATGCCCCAGCTGGTGCGGACGGCAGGATTCGAGTGGGGCTCCGGCTTCCACATCAACCCCGTGGCCCCCGAGGACGCAGCCCGCTTTCTGCGGGAGGTGGAGGCGCGGCCGGAGGTGCCCGCGCCCGGCCCTTGA
- a CDS encoding cellulase family glycosylhydrolase — translation MVEGEGFRFQDGTPVKFWGVNLSAGANFPQHEVAEQVAARLAKLGFNLVRLHHMDSAYEPRGIWDRNFTDTRHISQEQLERLDYLIAQLKSRGIYVDLNLHVGRPFAVADGVVEAALIPRLGKFVTLFDRRLIDLQKEYAKLILTHRNPYTGRVYTDEPAIALVELTNENSLFAGWLSGALDREELASTRPEDPWRGPLPPSYRRELDALWNTWLLDRYRTRQSLEAAWRPQEVGESGLRVEEDPARSTVGRTPWAERERVSAARLADLARFYAWVEAAYFREMISYLRKEVGLKAPITGTNNYYGLPSILAQSAADYMDTHGYWDHPTFPGRPWDRTDFRITNRSLVLTPALMQRSAFNSSPIPRWTLSAVCGRPLTVSEWNQPFPNVYEYEMPLLVAAYGAFQGWDGLFAYTYRHDRENWGRQGITGWFDLDANPVKLALLSIGALLFLREDVSPGRQTVRLVHEEAEVFRSFRQMGGTPSYGPSGLPMTIALEHRVCQMFVPGRPGQPEGESPPMGRDPFTSDTGQLIWDAEVGMVQVDTPRTQGAVGFLSRKPVVLQDVQIRSETDAAIVITSLDGRPLERSRQMLLVAAGGQMNTGQQWRSDGRGLATWGTGPVLLQPVRAAITVSGANRLQVFALDGRGDRLAEVPVVCSGSRCSFSIGSSGAVWFELAR, via the coding sequence ATGGTTGAGGGCGAGGGGTTTCGATTTCAGGACGGGACTCCTGTCAAGTTCTGGGGTGTTAACCTGTCAGCGGGGGCAAACTTTCCCCAGCACGAGGTCGCAGAACAGGTTGCTGCCCGCCTTGCCAAGCTGGGATTCAACCTGGTCCGTCTGCATCACATGGATTCGGCCTATGAGCCGAGGGGCATATGGGACAGGAACTTCACGGACACAAGGCACATCAGTCAGGAACAGCTCGAACGGTTAGATTACCTCATCGCGCAGCTGAAGTCCAGAGGGATCTACGTTGACCTGAACCTCCACGTCGGCCGCCCCTTCGCGGTGGCGGACGGAGTCGTGGAAGCAGCGCTCATCCCCAGGCTGGGCAAGTTTGTGACCCTGTTTGACAGGCGGTTGATCGACCTGCAGAAGGAGTATGCGAAGCTAATTCTCACCCACCGCAATCCATACACAGGCAGGGTCTACACCGACGAGCCAGCGATTGCCTTAGTCGAGCTGACGAACGAGAACTCCCTTTTCGCTGGCTGGCTCAGCGGCGCGCTGGACAGAGAGGAGCTGGCATCGACGCGGCCGGAGGATCCATGGCGGGGTCCCCTTCCACCCTCCTACCGGAGGGAGCTGGATGCGCTGTGGAACACGTGGTTACTGGATCGGTACCGTACCCGCCAGTCGCTGGAGGCTGCTTGGCGCCCGCAGGAGGTGGGGGAGAGCGGGCTAAGGGTGGAAGAGGATCCTGCCCGGAGTACGGTCGGCAGGACCCCCTGGGCGGAACGAGAACGGGTGTCCGCGGCACGTCTTGCCGACCTGGCCAGATTCTACGCCTGGGTCGAAGCCGCCTACTTCCGGGAGATGATCAGCTATCTGCGGAAGGAAGTCGGTTTGAAAGCACCCATCACCGGAACGAACAATTATTATGGGCTCCCCAGCATCCTGGCCCAATCCGCTGCGGACTACATGGACACCCACGGGTACTGGGACCACCCCACGTTTCCGGGGCGTCCGTGGGATCGTACGGACTTTCGGATCACCAATCGATCGCTGGTCCTCACCCCTGCGCTGATGCAACGTTCTGCCTTCAACTCCAGTCCCATTCCTCGTTGGACGCTGTCGGCAGTGTGCGGCAGGCCTCTCACCGTGAGCGAGTGGAATCAGCCATTCCCCAACGTCTACGAATACGAGATGCCCCTCCTGGTGGCCGCGTACGGTGCGTTCCAGGGGTGGGACGGCCTTTTCGCCTACACCTATCGGCACGACAGGGAGAACTGGGGTCGCCAGGGGATCACGGGGTGGTTTGACCTGGATGCGAACCCGGTCAAGCTGGCTCTTCTCAGCATCGGGGCTCTTCTCTTCCTCAGAGAGGATGTCAGCCCAGGGAGGCAGACGGTGAGGCTCGTGCATGAAGAGGCCGAAGTGTTCCGATCGTTCCGGCAGATGGGTGGGACGCCCAGTTACGGTCCTTCCGGGCTGCCGATGACAATTGCCCTGGAGCACCGCGTCTGTCAGATGTTTGTCCCGGGACGTCCCGGCCAGCCTGAAGGGGAGTCCCCTCCCATGGGGCGTGATCCCTTCACCTCCGATACGGGTCAACTCATCTGGGATGCTGAGGTGGGGATGGTCCAGGTCGATACCCCCAGAACGCAGGGTGCCGTTGGATTCCTGTCGCGAAAGCCGGTGGTCCTTCAGGACGTACAGATCCGATCGGAAACCGACGCGGCAATTGTCATTACGTCTCTGGACGGCAGGCCGCTTGAGCGGTCGCGGCAGATGCTCCTCGTCGCCGCGGGGGGACAGATGAACACGGGGCAACAGTGGCGCAGTGACGGCAGAGGTCTGGCCACCTGGGGCACCGGTCCTGTCCTCCTGCAGCCCGTCCGTGCGGCCATTACCGTGTCGGGAGCGAATCGCCTTCAGGTCTTCGCCCTGGACGGACGAGGGGACCGGTTGGCGGAGGTGCCTGTCGTCTGTTCCGGATCTCGGTGTAGCTTCTCTATCGGTTCATCCGGTGCCGTATGGTTCGAGCTGGCCCGGTAG
- a CDS encoding mechanosensitive ion channel family protein, whose translation MPLWESVLWQNRVSAWVAALALAVGLAALLLLARGLTVRWLRRLAERSRTRAADLTVTLAGRTHVLFLLALAVYAGAALLTLPGRVERVLTVTLLVAFLVQVALWGTTLISLLVSQYVQRAAEDAVAATTATAFGFFGRLLLWVVVALLALDNLGVDITTLVAGLGVGGIAVALAVQNILGDLFASFSIVFDKPFSIGDFIAVGDFLGTVEHVGLKTTRVRSLSGEQIIFSNSDLLQSRIRNYKRMAERRVVFTLGVTYETPYEELRAIPGIVRQVIEGQAQARFDRAHFKAYGDFSLVYEAVYYLPTPDYTTYMDTQQAINLEIYRRFKERGIAFAYPTQTLYLRGAAPAAVVT comes from the coding sequence ATGCCGTTATGGGAGTCGGTGCTCTGGCAAAACAGGGTAAGCGCCTGGGTCGCCGCGCTGGCACTGGCGGTGGGGCTGGCCGCCCTGCTGCTGCTCGCCCGCGGTTTGACCGTCCGCTGGCTGCGGCGCCTCGCCGAGCGCAGCCGTACCCGGGCGGCCGACCTGACGGTAACCCTGGCCGGCCGGACCCACGTCCTCTTCCTCCTGGCCCTGGCGGTCTATGCGGGGGCGGCGCTGCTCACGCTCCCGGGGCGGGTGGAGCGGGTGCTCACCGTGACCCTGCTGGTCGCCTTCCTGGTTCAGGTGGCGCTGTGGGGCACCACGCTGATCTCGCTGTTGGTCTCCCAATACGTGCAGCGGGCCGCCGAGGATGCGGTGGCAGCGACTACGGCAACAGCCTTTGGCTTTTTCGGTCGGCTGCTGCTTTGGGTCGTGGTGGCTCTGCTGGCCCTGGACAACCTGGGAGTCGACATCACCACCCTGGTGGCCGGCCTGGGCGTCGGTGGCATCGCCGTGGCCCTGGCCGTGCAGAACATCCTGGGGGATCTCTTCGCCTCCTTCTCCATCGTCTTCGACAAGCCGTTCTCCATCGGGGACTTCATCGCTGTGGGCGACTTCCTGGGGACGGTGGAGCACGTGGGGTTGAAGACCACCAGGGTGCGCAGCCTTTCCGGAGAGCAGATTATCTTCTCCAACAGCGACCTGCTCCAGAGTCGCATCCGCAACTACAAGCGAATGGCCGAGCGGCGCGTGGTCTTCACGCTGGGGGTGACCTACGAGACCCCCTATGAGGAGCTGCGGGCGATTCCGGGCATCGTGCGCCAGGTGATCGAGGGTCAGGCGCAGGCGCGCTTCGACCGGGCCCACTTCAAGGCCTACGGTGACTTCTCCCTGGTCTACGAAGCCGTTTACTACCTGCCCACGCCCGACTACACCACCTACATGGACACGCAGCAGGCCATCAACCTGGAGATCTACCGCCGCTTCAAGGAGCGCGGCATTGCGTTCGCCTACCCCACGCAGACGCTCTATCTCCGGGGCGCGGCACCGGCGGCTGTGGTAACATAA